The window CCAACCGGGATTTTCCAGCACGTTGCGCAGAATCACGGTGGGCGTGAGGGTGCCGTGGTAGCCCATGCCGATCAGGCTGGTCCAGACCTGGTTCTGCTCGGCGTACCCACGCAGCTTGGCCAGCGCGGCTTCTTCGTCGAGGGCGGGCGGTAAATCGAGCGCCCGATTCAGGCGGATTCCCGGCGGCACCGTTTGCTCGATCAGCTCGACCCGACTGCCGAGGCCGAGGCTGTCGAGCATCGCCTGTTGCTCGGCGGCATCGGGGCCGAGGTGGCGGCGAAGAAAAGCATTGGGGTCGCGTAACTGGCTCAAGGACGGCAATTGGGACATGACGGGCTCTCTCTTGACTGGCGCTCAACGTCGATGCAACACGGTCAAACCAGCATAGCAGCCAGTACAAACGGCGGACCTTGTGGGAGCGAGCTTGCTCGCGAAGGGCCGTGTCAGTCGATGTAGATGTCAGCTGAAAGACCGCCTTCGCGAGCAAGCCCGCTCCCACAGGGAAAATCCGTCAGGCGAAAAAAAGCCCCGACGGGTCGGGGCTTTGGGATGACGCTCAAGGCTTACTCGCCGATGGCGGCCTTGTAACCAGCTGCATCGAGCAGCTTGTCCAGCTCAGCCTTGTCGCTAGGCTTCAGTTTGAAGATCCACGCGCCGTACGGATCGGTGTTCAGCAGTTCAGGCGAACCGCTCAAGTCTTCGTTGATCGCGATCACTTCACCGGAAACCGGGGAGTAAATGTCGGAGGCGGCTTTAACCGACTCAACGACACCGGATTGATCACCGGCAGCGAAGACTTTTCCGACTTCGGTCAGCTCAACGAACACCACATCGCCCAAGGCTTCCTGAGCGTGATCGCTGATGCCCACGGTGACGGAGCCATCAGCTTCCAGGCGGGCCCATTCGTGACTTTCGGCAAAACGCAGGTCGGCAGGGATATCGCTCATGTTCTGTGTCCTCAAGAGAATTGTCAGCGGTCGTTGCCCGCCAAAAAGGTTAGATCAAGGTTTTGCCATGGCGTACGAAGGTCGGTTTGACCACTCGGACCGGGTACCACTTGCCACGGATTTCCACTTCTGCGCGGTCGGCAGTTGCCATCGGCACGCGCGCCAGTGCTATCGACTTGCTAAGCGTAGGAGAGAAACTACCACTGGTGATCTCTCCTTCGCCAACATTGGCGATACGGACCACTTGATGAGCGCGCAAAACCCCACGTTCCTCAAGGACCAGACCGACCAGTTTGTGCTGCACACCACCCGCCCGCTCGGCT is drawn from Pseudomonas sp. 31-12 and contains these coding sequences:
- the gcvH gene encoding glycine cleavage system protein GcvH, which gives rise to MSDIPADLRFAESHEWARLEADGSVTVGISDHAQEALGDVVFVELTEVGKVFAAGDQSGVVESVKAASDIYSPVSGEVIAINEDLSGSPELLNTDPYGAWIFKLKPSDKAELDKLLDAAGYKAAIGE